CGAAGGTTTATCACTTTAAACTAACACAACCCAGAGACACAGGTGAGCTGATAAGGCAGTCTAGCTCAGTTTGTGTCTGTGCTTTAGGGTAGTAGACCGTGTCAGTGTTTCAGAGTCAGGGGCGCTTTTCGCACATGGAACGTCTAGAGAGCTGTGTGTTCTAAAACTGCAGAGAAGAGCGAGAAGAGCAAATATACTGAGAAAGCATAGAAAGACTGCTTCCTGATCACATCACTTGTGTGGAAACAAAGATAGACACCGGTAAGCTTTTAAGACTTTTAAGCAATAAGTGAATGAACAAAGAGTGTGTGgcctatatactgtaatggattTAGTTAGTGGTCCACGTCTTGACTTAGTGTCAGTGGACCAACTAATTGTCCAAATAAATGATTATTTCAATCTGGACACAACATAACAAGTTGGCCGTTTTACTGTTTATTTGAATCATGCCAGCTACCTCAGATTACCTGAGGCAGTATCTCTGACACATTGTCCTCATAGCTCTCTTTAAAAGCCCCATACAAATCTTAGATGTAAAAACTAAATAATTGTAGATCCATTGGAAATAAATTGTTGAGGATCCATGATCGGAACTATCAGGAAGATTATAAAACCTTGTACTAACTGTACAGAAAAACAGCCCACCTTGGGGATTTCAACATGGTCTGAAAAATAGGGCAAATTCCTTAAAACAGCAGCATTTTCCTCAGATGCTTTTTGCTATGACTATAAAATACAAATAAGACAGCATCACCTTCACATTTTAGGCAAATTAGGAAAGTCCCTAACCAGGTTGTCTTCCAGTCAGGAGTAAACAATTTTCCTTAGAATTCTCAAGGCATTGTTCCATTACAGGTAATATGAAACACTGCCCTGGGGAAAAACTCTCTTCTTAATGAGAAGAAATGTGATACTACCAGTTACAACAAGCCATGCTTGCAACACTGTCTCAAAAGTTCAAGTAGCTTTAGACACATAAACATAGTGTGAACGATTACAACGAGTGAAACCACAGCTAAAGCAATCACAGAAACACCAACAGTCAAAGAAAAAAGCATTTTTATCAGGTCAGAGATAAAGGTAATGGCCCTGAAATAAAACAAGTCTCCAAGGTTACTTATTAACAGACTAATGTGCCTCAGTGTTCACTTTCCAGTACAAGAGGTTGTTTAGACTTTTCCTTCTATGAGGCTAATAATTCAGCATTCGGCACTCTTTAGGCATCAATTCTTACTAGATTAAGGTCACACCCATGACAAAACCTTTGTGCCGcaagctgtgtgtgtgaagttAGAAAAGTATTACAGTGTGTTTGCTTAGACACGTATACAAGAAAAACAGGTTATTTTATTATACAGTCATGGCTGCAGTTACCAGTCCATATATGGCCATTGCTAGCTACCCATCTCAACCTGGAATCCAATTTCATGACAATCGTTGCAAATGATCCTGATGATCATAACAATTGTAGCAAAGGTTGTTTAGCATTGGCATTTTTAGGCTGTGTAGCTATGAAAtgccaaaataaaaaataaacaaaagaatGAGTACAAAATCATTTCAAGTGAGTTTTCTTAACCTAGTTTGTTTGTCCTCACATTTTCAGAGCTGCCTAAAGGTCAACTGAACCCTTCAACTGAGTGACCTCCACTTCAACCTAAAAGTGTTGAACTCACTGACGGTACACGCCATTAAGTCCAAGATGCCTCTGAAGACCACCTTGTACCTCAAATCAGCCAGCATGCGCTGGCCCCGCAAGCAGAAGCGCCGTGAGCTGCTATCAGTCAACATGATCAGCCTACCCCTGGGTGACTTCCGCCACCTCTCCCACATCGGATTGGATGCCCACGGGGATGTCTTTGGCGACCTCACAACCTTCCAGCGGACCGGTAGTCTCATCCTCCACAGCTCTCAAAGCCACCAGGACCTCTACTCCAACATCACCCCCAATgagacccccccacccccacccaagCCCCCACGCCTCCTCAGCCCAGAAGAGATGGATGCACAGGCCGCCAAAGCCAGAACACTTCCCCAGGCTTCCAGGCACCAGAGGTGCCTCTTTCCGCCTTTACTGGATGTTGTGGAGGTGGTGGAGCATGACAGGTTGCACCACGAAGAGGAGGTAAAGCAGGAGCAGGaaaagaaggaggagggagggttaaCGATGGGGCCGGATGGATCCGAATTGAACACGGCTCCCCAACAGGCTCCTTGTCCCCCAGTGGAGGCCCCTCCAGGGGTCGATGAAGACTCGTCTTTTGTCCTGAACCTTGACTTGGGGCCGTCCATACTAGAAGATGTGCTGCAAGTGATGAACCAGCTTCACCAGTGAGACTTTGGGAAGTGTGGCCCTCATGTAATATATTTTATTCTAAGGGCCTTTCAAGAAGCCCAAAATATATAGGGGAGAAAAACTAAAAGTTCCTTCCTTTCTAATGGGGATTGAAAGGGGTTGTGTCATGGATGGATAAATGGGCTGGACTATTTTCAATTGCCAGGACGCTAATTGGCACATTTAGTTTTAATTACTGTCTTCATAGAAGACAGATTGTATAAAATGTTCTTATATTGGATGCAAGATGATATGAGCCTCTATTGTTAGTTTGGCTAACTAGAGCAATGTGTCATATCTGGGTCAACGCTTTGTACGGTTGCCTTTCTCAGGTGAAAGCTCTGTGAGCCAATGACACTCCACCCGGATCATGTGACTTTTGTAACGCAGGTGTATAGAGGAGACATGTTGTGAAAGGTAAGAAAGACAGACGGTAAACTACGTATGAGACATAGCTGTGAGGCAGATGTTTATGACTTATGCTTGTCTGACAACTTCTATTGTGAAACACTGAAATAAGACTGGTGGATTTTGCTTTTCAATGTTTAGGCCTACTATACAGGGACAATGAACACTAGCTGTCCCATAGTCAGACATATGCAGTAGCAATAAGGACAGAAGCTGGGTTGTTCTACGAAATGAGTCccttttgcgtccctttgatattttatgtctaaattgtgcaccaatataatattttaaaagCCTTTTTTTATATGAATCAatacttgctaaagtgccaaatctatgcaccctctgtgacttctaggaagattttaaccccgACATTTCTCCAAGttgtcaccatcattgtaaagccctagttgtTTTGTTGCTTCGACAAAGTCATTtcttcatgtgattagtgatcaATTTTTAGGTAAAAAAAACCAAcgtgtccctcattttaaggtcaaccctgttacgtgaactgaactgttactttaaaaaaacattgaacatctaatagtcaaatcataatgtaatttctgtttttttttgtgttgaaATACTGAGTGGGTCGAGCATAAAACGTCAAACTTGTTACCCATAGATTGACAATTACACATTTTTGTatagcttgcattcaattgctccttcctgttgcacacaacaagcttccattcctcatgtcacaaggggatttatggctgatttaagatgaaatcgtcaaccctgttacattacagaatgttaaaattaggtgaaataaaaCGTTATTTTTGCACAACCCAAAAGGGACTTATTTCGTAGAACGACCCAGCAGACTCACTAGCGTGTATACGATAGGCCTATTTTATATTTCTTGTTTTTCTTACCAACTACTCAAGGGGAAAGTTCAAATCTTTAGGAATATAAAACGGTATAAGTCTATTAAAAGTTATTACATGGTTTATGGTGTGACTGTGAACAGTATCAGTCTATAATAAATGTCTTTAGAAAATCAAAGCTCACCGACAATCCTCTCGTTGTTCATATCATAATCTTTTAGATATAATTTTGTTTTGGCTAAGGTGGAGCATGAACTCTGC
The window above is part of the Salmo salar chromosome ssa15, Ssal_v3.1, whole genome shotgun sequence genome. Proteins encoded here:
- the LOC106571472 gene encoding cdc42 effector protein 3; the encoded protein is MPLKTTLYLKSASMRWPRKQKRRELLSVNMISLPLGDFRHLSHIGLDAHGDVFGDLTTFQRTGSLILHSSQSHQDLYSNITPNETPPPPPKPPRLLSPEEMDAQAAKARTLPQASRHQRCLFPPLLDVVEVVEHDRLHHEEEVKQEQEKKEEGGLTMGPDGSELNTAPQQAPCPPVEAPPGVDEDSSFVLNLDLGPSILEDVLQVMNQLHQ